The Micromonospora sp. Llam0 genome includes a window with the following:
- a CDS encoding type 1 glutamine amidotransferase, with translation MPHHARAAHRIRDRIRLLFVNTQERATLTALGLTGYPQWIAAATGLDPAQIVTIDVADGQPLPDTIEADAVIGGGSGHSAYEKLPWIARTKEFFRAAAAAGVPELHICWSHQARAESVGGRAAIGGHGRRFGVDTVRLTPAGRLDPLFTGLPDEFDLFTSHVDVVEKLPARAAEGAVVELAYSRVYRNEVLAIGPTVRTIQAHPEITASIVAALARSRRGALVREGSIGPDDADLDAFTATLYAREAQIVATSRRLLANWLRYHARPGVRPDTAPTGTPAVGAGVGVVAGAGVVAGAGAHGGVPSAVGSVL, from the coding sequence GTGCCCCACCACGCACGCGCCGCCCACCGGATCCGGGACCGGATCCGCCTGCTCTTCGTCAACACCCAGGAACGCGCCACACTGACCGCCCTCGGCCTCACCGGCTATCCGCAGTGGATAGCCGCCGCCACCGGGCTGGACCCGGCGCAGATCGTCACCATCGACGTCGCCGACGGCCAGCCGCTGCCCGACACCATCGAGGCCGACGCGGTCATCGGCGGCGGATCCGGGCACTCCGCGTACGAGAAGCTGCCGTGGATCGCCCGGACCAAGGAGTTCTTCCGCGCCGCCGCTGCGGCCGGCGTACCGGAGCTGCACATCTGCTGGTCGCATCAGGCCCGCGCCGAGTCGGTCGGCGGGCGGGCGGCGATCGGCGGGCACGGCCGCCGCTTCGGCGTCGACACGGTTCGGCTGACCCCGGCCGGGCGGCTCGACCCGCTGTTCACCGGGCTGCCCGACGAGTTCGACCTGTTCACCTCGCACGTCGACGTGGTCGAGAAACTGCCGGCGCGGGCCGCCGAAGGGGCGGTCGTCGAGTTGGCGTACAGCCGGGTCTACCGCAACGAGGTGCTGGCGATCGGCCCGACCGTACGGACGATCCAGGCCCACCCCGAAATCACCGCGAGTATCGTCGCGGCGCTGGCCCGCAGCCGACGCGGTGCCCTGGTCCGCGAAGGCTCGATCGGCCCCGACGACGCCGACCTCGACGCCTTCACCGCCACCCTGTACGCCCGTGAGGCGCAGATCGTCGCGACCTCGCGGCGGCTGCTTGCCAACTGGCTGCGGTACCACGCCCGCCCAGGTGTCCGGCCCGACACCGCTCCGACCGGTACGCCCGCCGTCGGCGCTGGCGTTGGCGTCGTCGCCGGTGCTGGTGTCGTCGCTGGTGCTGGTGCTCATGGCGGGGTGCCGTCGGCGGTCGGCAGCGTGTTGTGA